GCAAATTTTACGTGCAAACTCTCGGCATCAGCAGTAGAATAAACAGCTACTGTTTTAATCCCCATCTCGCGACAGGTTCTGATAACGCGAAGCGCGATTTCACCTCTATTGGCTATTAATATTTTTTTAAACATTACTCTTAATTTGAGAATTAAACAATTTGAAAATTTGAAAATTGGTAAAGAATGTGATAAATCATTTTCAAATTATCACATCTTCAAATCTTCAAATTAAGAAGGGTCTACTAAGAATAAAGGTTGGTCGAATTCTACCGGCGACATATCATCAACTAAAATCTTAACGATTTTACCGGATACTTCGGCTTCAATTTCGTTGAATAACTTCATGGCTTCTACCACACAAAGAACATCTCCTTTTTGGATAGTACCACCCACTTCAACAAAAACAGGTTTGTCCGGAGATGGTTTGCGGTAGAAAGTTCCAATCATTGGAGATTTAATAGTAATATATTTTGAGTTGTCATCAGCAGCTGGTGCAGCGGCAACCGGGGCAGCAGCAACGGGAGCAGGAGCAGCGGCAACCGGAGCGGCCATAGCTTGTTGCATAGGAGCCTGTTGCACATAAGTGATGTCAGGTGTGTTTCCTTCTAAAGTAGTTCTGATTGTGATTTTTACATCACCTGTTTCCAATTTTACTTCAGCAACTCCTGTATTGGATACAAATTTGATCAGGTTTTGAATTTCTTTTAAATCCATGATTTGTTAGTTTTAGAATTAGTTTTATTGTTTGTTGTATGCCCATTTTAAGTAGATAGAACCCCAAGTGAATCCACCACCAAATGCTGCAAAAATTAAATTATCTCCTTTTTTTAGTTTGTCTTCAAAGTCACTTAACAGTAATGGTAAAGTGGCCGAAGTTGTATTACCGTATCGGTGAATGTTTACCAATACCTTTTCTTCGTCTAAGCCCATTCGGTTAGCTGTAGCATCAATGATTCTTTTGTTGGCCTGATGAGCAATTAACCAATTCACATCGTCTTTGGTTAGGTTGT
Above is a genomic segment from Flavobacterium phycosphaerae containing:
- the accB gene encoding acetyl-CoA carboxylase biotin carboxyl carrier protein, with amino-acid sequence MDLKEIQNLIKFVSNTGVAEVKLETGDVKITIRTTLEGNTPDITYVQQAPMQQAMAAPVAAAPAPVAAAPVAAAPAADDNSKYITIKSPMIGTFYRKPSPDKPVFVEVGGTIQKGDVLCVVEAMKLFNEIEAEVSGKIVKILVDDMSPVEFDQPLFLVDPS